TATTTGTTATAGACTTCTCTGGTGTAACTAAGGTGGTCCTGCTGTCAATAGTCTctaccttgttttattttattatgatttctTATTTATTACCAGCTTCCTTCAAGACTCTCAGGTCCCTTGAGAACAGAAACTAGATTTCATTTGCTATTACTCCATGGTCCTGGCATACAGATACACTGGAAAAGTACTGAGGATAAATGTGTTGTGGAAACATGAGAAGCAAATTCCCTATAATTTTAAACTCTGGTTACTTTTAATTTTCAACTATATCATTTTAATATAGAGTCTAGTGTCTTTTAGGCACTGTGACTGACGTTAAACTGAGATGTTTTTGCCTGGTCTAgtgatgcacatctttagtcaaaaaagcagaggcagatgtttctctgagtttgaggttagcctgctTTGTCTACAAAGGGCATTCCAGGTTAGCCAGAGCTAtggagtaagaccctgtctcagaaaaggaaaacccTTTTGCATTCATTTCCTGGTACTCTCCTACATCCTCAGTGGAGAGGGCACTGGTGGCAGAGGATTGAATAACGGTGTTCTTGCAGTAGGGCTAACTAATCTAAATGTAAATGGAGGAAAGCCTGTGTTGTCACCATGCCTAGCaggagtggggtggggctggCTTCAGAATATCGTCATAAAAATGTCGTTTGGTTTggaattgtttgtttttcctttggtacTAGACTTTCAACCTAGACCTTTTACATGTTATGCAAGCTCCGTTGTCACTACCTCCACCACCTATCAGATATTTTCAAAGGAGTGAAGGAGCCTCTTACACATTAATTTGAAATCAAGAAATTGTTCTGAATTTTCCCATTTAGCTTGTTATGAAAAGTcaggaaaaataaatcatttttctcCTGTAAATCagtttaaataatatattatagtTGTATGTGCAAAAATAACTACTATGGCTacgttaattttaattgttttatttcaaaGACAGGCTGATACTAGAGAAAGCACGATGTTGATATCAGAAGATTTGGGATTATTTCTAGTTCTGCATATACTAAATGTGTGGCCTCAACTTTTGTGAGCCTTAGTTTTCTGATCTGTAGTTAATAAAGTTAAACTAACAAAATTATGTGATGATTCATGAGAAAACTACATTGGTGAGTATAAGTATAGTTTTcgttgttttttatttatattaatcaCTGCCCATGCAGTGATTCACCATTTTAGCtggttcttctttttttgttttgttttttgagacagggtttctctgtagctttggatctcgctctgtagaccagattggcttcaaactcacagagatgcttctgcctctgcctccacagtgctgggattaaaggtgtgtgccaccaacacacgTGGCTGGTTCTTTAATATTTGGGAAATCTCCCTGAATCTgataattctgttttatttccacAGTACTGAACATTGGGAGAAAACTCTATGAGGGTAAGACAAAAGAAGTCTATGAATTGTTAGATAATCCAGGAAAAGTCCTCCTGCAGTCCAAGGACCAGATTACAGCAGGAAATGCAGCTAGAAAGAACCATATGGAGGGCAAAGCTGCAATCTCCAATAAGATTACCAGCTGTATTTTTCAGTTGTTACAGGATGCCGGTGAGTGCCTccctttgtgtctttcatattAGTCATTTTCATGGGGAGAAATTATTTGGATCAAAAACATGGAGTATTTTATCAGATGTGGCTAACTGGCTCTTTTCTCTGGGAGATGGCTATATTTGAGATAACCTGTTTGGGAATGTCTCACGGGCTAAGATGCATAATCTAAAATCAAGGCAAGAGCTTTTAAGGTTCACTGTATACGTTTACTGGTCTGGAAGTAATGGTGTTTGACTTCAAAGAAACCTTAAGCTTGGAATGGCTTGGGATGTAGTACTTGATTAGCATGCACGAAAACTGATGCTCAATCTTCAGTGTTGCCCAcagtcttaattacttttctgttaccatgactgaggcaactttaaaaattacttaatttGGAGCTTTCAGTTCCAAGGAGCagaatccatgaccatcatggtgggatgGTGGGATGGTGGGATGGTGGTGGCCAGCAGGCGGGCAGGGCACTACAAACAGGCCGAGAGAGCTAACtgggcttgggcttttgaaacatcaaagccatGGCAAACCTCCtaaaacaaggccacacctcattcCAGACAGTTCCATCAGctagagaccaagcattcaaacccacctcccacaaagaaaaaagaatttaagagaaagaaacttaacagtTTCCTGCAATCATTATCAGTCATGTGAATCACCAGTGTAATTTCCCTCTGCCAGGTCATCTTTAGCCTTAGGGAAGTTAACTATAAAAGAAGCCTTCCTGGTATTAGCATCCCTAAGTAATAACCCAAATTTACTCCCTGGAATGCTGTACAGTTGTAAGTCCCAGGAGCTTGAAAACGCTGAGAAGTGTTTGAAGATAGCAGCTGTACCTTCCTGTCCTGTTCTACATGTAAGTGACTGGACTGAACTTAGAACAGAGTTGTTTCTACCTTTTGAAAAACTGAAGGAAGACTTCTTCCAGTGGAGAAGTTAAAAGTTCAAACTATACAGAATATTGGACTGAAGGAGGGAGTTAggatgtattatttattattattattattattattattattattattattattattattattattggatcATGAAGCTTTGTTTCCCaagtgtattttatatgtatacgCTGAAAGGGgggacacatgcatgcatgtggaaccAACACAGCATCAATCACTAGATTACATGTGGTTGTAAatgaccatgtggatgctaggaaccacacccagctctgcaagagcaatacatgctcttaactgcagatccatctctcaagccctaGGACGTGATATATTTAAACCATTATCAGAGAGGTTGTTAATTTCCAAATTCACAGTTTTCTTTCCAAACAGCTCTTTGGCTTAGCTTTTCATATGGGTTGATGCTTGTTTAAGGATTAAACATTGAAAGAAAAGGGATCTTCAGAATTTAGGGCTGTTCTGATTGATAAGTAGCTCACTCTATAAGGATTAGAACAACACTGAATTGTAGAACATGAGAATTCTGTAGTCAGGTTAGCTTTAGAGATAATTTAATACCATTTAGATGAACATGCTATGATTTGTGTGCATTCTACAAAATTAGATAATCCATGGTATAGAGGAGAGAAATTTACTGTCTTATTTAAGATAAGCTAAATAGCTGGAGGGTAAAACACTGTGAACTTGGGTCTTTGGGCCTAGTATATGGTTTGCCATGTGATATTAAAATGAAACTGTCTGCTATTTTGATAACTAGTAGGAAAACATTCTATTTTGTTAaccttttatgattttatttttaattatgtctataTATGGGTATGTGCATTTGAATACAGGTACCATAAAAGGCCAGAGGCATTGCATGGCCTGGACTGGAGTTAATAGGGCTTGTGAGCCTCTgggcatgggtgctaggaaccaaactaggatagcagtaagtgctcttaacccctgcaCCCTCTCTCTAATCCAGTGGTGACATTTATTTTGACACAGGTGTTTTGAGGTGGCTAagcaggtaaagcacttgccaggcAAGCCTAACTTGTCTGAGTTCCACCCCCAGAAGCAATGTAAAGACGAAGAGAACTAGTTCTGCGATGTTGTTCGTGTAAATACACACACtcgcatacatatacatgcatacatcaGAATAAATTGAAAGGAAAGAACCTCTTCCTTAGGTCTTATTTATCTTTATAGAAAGATTCATTGCTTCCCCCCTTTATCATCAATATGCAGGTATCAAAACTGCTTTCACCAAGAAATGTGGGGAGACTGCTTTCATTGCACCCCAATGCGAAATGATTCCAATTGAATGGGTGTGCCGAAGAATAGCAACTGGATCTTTTCTCAAAAGGAACCCTGGTGTAAAGGAAGGGTATAAATTTTACCCACCAAAAGTAGAGATGTTCTTCAAGGTAACTGGTTTTTGTGACTTAATCACAAACTCAAGGTTAAATAAACATTGAAACATCTGTTACTGCACTGTGTCATACTAGTAATTTATGTCAATAATGTGTGTTTACATTATTAatgataaattttgtttttgtgatggTGGGACTGTGAAGATgctttttgacatttttaaaaaaagatttagttgctgggctggagaaatggctcagtggttaagagcactggctggtcttccaagaggtcctgagttcagttcccagcaaccacatggtggctcacaaccatctgtaatgagatctggtgtcctcttctagcctgcaagcatacatgcaggcaaaaccctgtattagtaaataaataagatttaaaagaaaaaaaaagatttagttgcATGGTGGGCTTGGTGGTGCGCACCTGTACTCCTCCCCAGTATTTGAGGATGAGggtaggagccagagagatgggcAGCAGTtgagtattggctgctcttccaggggaacccaggtttgatcccaCCCATGTGGGCTCACAGCTATATTATCTGATGGTCTCATCTGGTATGCAGgtacagtcatacatgcaggcaaaacacacacacttacttcaaaataaaaattaaagaaaagaaggaatgtaGAAAATgactagttcaaggccagcctgggggcTATGTAATGAGACACTGTCcataagggttttttgtttttatttttcagacaaggtttctctgtgtagccctgcctggctatcctgggactcatagaccaggctggccttgcaagTGCTAGGACTTTAATAATTTTAATCATGATATGAACATGCTATACCATTAACTACTTAAAAATGCAAAACTGACCATTGTTTTCAAAGTAGATGCACAGGATGCATATACAAGcatcaaaacatacatacacataaaaattgcTTTACAAGGAGGTTGGCAAATTTAAGTATTTCATTACCTAGATAAATGACTCATCTAAATAACCTAAAAGAACTATAAAAGTAacaaattaggggctggagagatgttcaaGTACCATCAGCTACATGGTTGCTCACATCTGCttctaactctagttctaggataTCTGgatctctcttctggccttctcaggcaccaggcatgcatatggtgaaCAAATGGCATATTATGTGCAGGCATAACACAACATagacctaaaaagaaaaaaataataattaagtaGTCAAGTTATGTCCTGAATGAACCAGAATTTGGTCTCATTTCCACACTTGTAACACAatacaaataaaagtttttaagtaGACAAAAATAAGTATTTGAATCATAGGCTATCTGGGAAAAAGTTAGATTGAAAATATCAAttctttttttggtctttttcgagacagggtttctctgtgtggcactagctttcctggaactcgcattgtagaccaggctggcctggaaatcacagagatttgcctgcctctgccattccaagttctggaattaaaggtgtgcaccaccattgcctgcaaaattttcaatttttagaaATGTATTCAAGGAAAGGGGACTTTATTTTTTCTGGGAAGTTCAAAATTCTGCCATTTAAATGAACTGTGCTACTGTGTTTTATTCTCAGGATGATGCCAATAATGACCCGCAGTGGTCTGAGGAGCAGCTCATTGCTGCAAAGTTCTGCTTTGCTGGACTTGTTATAGGCCAGACTGAAGTTGACATCATGAGTCATGCTACCCAAGCTATATTTGAAATCCTGGAGAAGTCCTGGCTTCCCCAGAACTGTACACTGGTTGATATGAAGATTGAATTTGGTGTTGATGTAACCACCAAAGAGATTGTTCTGGCTGATGTTATTGATAATGATTCCTGGAGACTCTGGCCATCAGGGGATCGGAGCcagcagaaagacaaacaggtaTGCTCTGAGCTTACTGTCTTTTGTAAGATCAAGCCCTATAATGGTGAGAGAGGTTATCAGTCTGATTTATTGCTAAGTGTTTACCTTTAAAATTAATCTCTCTCTTCTGGAGATAGAACACAAAGACAGGGCACTTGCTTAGCACACACCAGATCCTGAAGTCAACCTTCAGTATCCAAAAGTAAAAGTGAACCGAACTCTCCTGTGGTGGTAAGGAATACTTTTAACCTACAAAGCAGGCTTTTTTATGTCACCTTCAGATTCTTAAACAGCAAAGGGACAACTGTCCTTGTTTGTCTAATCTTCACAATACCAAGACTAAGGGACGGAAATGGGATTCTACATACCAAGTCTTAATTAAGGCTTTTAACTCAACTACTTGTAATTGCTAAGGAAGAAAGCATTTGACCTGGAATGAAAAGCGAAACTTTGCTGCTGAACTTTTTCATTGAAAAAACATTTCTCCATCAAC
The Cricetulus griseus strain 17A/GY chromosome 1 unlocalized genomic scaffold, alternate assembly CriGri-PICRH-1.0 chr1_1, whole genome shotgun sequence genome window above contains:
- the Paics gene encoding multifunctional protein ADE2 isoform X5 produces the protein MATAEVLNIGRKLYEGKTKEVYELLDNPGKVLLQSKDQITAGNAARKNHMEGKAAISNKITSCIFQLLQDAGIKTAFTKKCGETAFIAPQCEMIPIEWVCRRIATGSFLKRNPGVKEGYKFYPPKVEMFFKDDANNDPQWSEEQLIAAKFCFAGLVIGQTEVDIMSHATQAIFEILEKSWLPQNCTLVDMKIEFGVDVTTKEIVLADVIDNDSWRLWPSGDRSQQKDKQSYRDLKEVTPEGLQMVKKNFEWVADRVELLLKSDSQCRVVVLMGSTSDLGHCEKIKKACGNFGIPCELRVTSAHKGPDETLRIKAEYEGDGIPTVFVAVAGRSNGLGPVMSGNTAYPVISCPPITPDWGAQDVWSSLRLPSGLGCSTILSPEGSAQFAAQIFGLYNHLVWAKLRASILNTWISLKQADKKIRECNL